From one Streptomyces sp. R41 genomic stretch:
- a CDS encoding molybdopterin cofactor-binding domain-containing protein, whose amino-acid sequence MTGHARRSFLTYLVAAPALAVATRIGLDVIGPDTAEAAIPTPPAPADLVDLGDLLILAGKPTAGMLVLSVDEDGIVHFRLPREEVGQGLTTAVAMLVAEELDTPLDRVRVQLEDARPELLFNQLTGSSNSIRSLYDPVRHTAAAARARMVGAAAQQWGLNAHDLTVRQGVVTAPDGRTASYGTLSAGAASLDLGALTVTPKRESEHTLVGTPTSRIDARALVTGKHAYTLDLDVPGAKPCMVRRPPSINGTVKSVNNEAVVRAMPGVLEVVTIDTGVAVVAETFGQALDAKEALDVTWGGGTVDALSDDDIRAKLKAATPSLDLLGLLVKKVDAEFDFAFASHAPMETNSAVADVRADGAEIWSGMKSPIVAQAAIAQAVGLPVSKVKVHVVQSGGSFGRRLFYDAALEAAVVSKKTGRPVRLMWSRIDDMRHGRMRPATHHRIRATYAAGQVLTFVHQVAAVETDFRHGLGDAITAAAAGLPTGLGNATFAQTLFLTTVKSPYNFGVTTRALTEVPLKMHTGSWRSVYSANTRGAEEIVVDELAAKLGQDPVAFRRSFLKTDRQRAVLDKVADEGDWGRALPAGWAQGVGFHDEYKSCTACLVEIDATDPKKPRVTRAVIAADVGRPINPRGLEAQLLGGLTDAISTTLRAGLHIDKGLPLEASYSQFHYARQKDSPKDVRIFVLPTDHEPGGAGELGVPAAVGAIANAYARATGTRPRSFPVNFDVDFTPFPR is encoded by the coding sequence ATGACTGGACACGCCAGGCGCAGCTTCCTCACCTACCTGGTGGCCGCGCCCGCCTTGGCCGTTGCGACCAGGATCGGTCTGGACGTCATCGGCCCCGACACCGCGGAGGCGGCGATTCCCACGCCGCCGGCGCCGGCCGATCTGGTCGACCTCGGCGATCTGCTCATCCTGGCGGGCAAGCCCACCGCCGGCATGCTGGTCCTCAGCGTCGACGAGGACGGCATCGTGCACTTCCGGCTGCCGCGCGAGGAGGTCGGGCAGGGCCTGACCACGGCGGTCGCCATGCTGGTGGCCGAGGAGCTGGACACACCGCTCGACCGCGTACGCGTCCAACTGGAGGACGCCCGGCCCGAGTTGCTGTTCAACCAGCTGACCGGCAGCTCCAACTCCATCCGTTCGCTGTACGACCCCGTACGGCACACGGCAGCGGCCGCGCGGGCCCGCATGGTGGGCGCGGCCGCGCAGCAATGGGGCTTGAACGCCCATGACTTGACGGTCCGTCAAGGAGTGGTGACCGCACCGGACGGCCGCACCGCTTCCTACGGCACGCTGTCGGCAGGTGCCGCCTCCCTCGACCTGGGCGCGCTGACCGTCACGCCCAAGAGGGAGTCCGAGCACACTCTCGTCGGCACCCCCACTTCCCGCATCGACGCCCGCGCGCTGGTCACCGGCAAGCACGCGTACACGCTCGACCTCGACGTCCCCGGCGCCAAGCCCTGCATGGTGCGCCGGCCGCCGAGCATCAACGGCACGGTGAAGTCGGTCAACAACGAGGCCGTCGTACGCGCCATGCCCGGCGTCCTCGAGGTGGTCACCATCGACACCGGCGTCGCCGTGGTCGCCGAGACCTTCGGTCAGGCACTCGACGCCAAGGAGGCCCTGGACGTCACCTGGGGCGGCGGCACGGTCGACGCGCTCTCGGACGACGACATCCGCGCGAAGCTGAAGGCCGCCACGCCGTCACTGGATCTGCTCGGGCTTCTGGTCAAGAAGGTGGACGCCGAGTTCGACTTCGCCTTCGCGAGTCACGCGCCGATGGAGACCAACTCCGCCGTGGCCGACGTACGCGCGGACGGGGCCGAGATCTGGTCGGGCATGAAGTCGCCGATCGTCGCCCAGGCGGCCATCGCGCAGGCCGTCGGACTGCCGGTGAGCAAGGTCAAGGTCCATGTGGTGCAGTCGGGCGGCTCCTTCGGGCGCCGGCTGTTCTACGACGCGGCCCTGGAGGCGGCCGTGGTGTCCAAGAAGACCGGCCGCCCGGTCAGGCTCATGTGGTCGCGGATCGACGACATGCGGCACGGCCGGATGCGGCCCGCGACCCACCACAGGATCCGTGCCACCTACGCGGCAGGGCAGGTGCTCACCTTCGTCCACCAGGTGGCGGCCGTGGAGACCGACTTCCGCCACGGTCTCGGGGACGCGATCACCGCCGCCGCGGCCGGCCTGCCCACCGGCCTCGGCAACGCGACCTTCGCGCAGACCCTGTTCCTGACCACGGTGAAGTCCCCCTACAACTTCGGTGTCACGACCCGGGCGCTCACCGAAGTGCCGTTGAAGATGCACACAGGATCGTGGCGCTCGGTGTACTCGGCCAACACACGCGGCGCCGAGGAGATCGTCGTCGACGAACTGGCGGCGAAGCTCGGCCAGGATCCGGTCGCCTTCCGCCGCTCCTTCCTCAAGACGGACCGGCAGCGCGCCGTGCTCGACAAGGTCGCGGACGAGGGCGACTGGGGCCGGGCGCTGCCCGCCGGCTGGGCCCAGGGCGTCGGATTCCACGACGAGTACAAGTCCTGCACCGCCTGTCTCGTCGAGATCGATGCCACCGATCCCAAGAAGCCGCGGGTGACGAGGGCGGTCATCGCGGCGGACGTGGGGCGGCCGATCAATCCGCGCGGACTGGAGGCACAGCTGCTCGGGGGACTCACGGACGCGATCTCCACCACGCTGCGGGCGGGGCTCCACATCGACAAGGGGCTCCCCCTGGAGGCGAGCTACTCGCAGTTCCACTACGCACGTCAGAAGGACTCCCCGAAGGACGTACGGATCTTCGTCCTGCCGACGGACCACGAGCCGGGCGGCGCGGGTGAGCTGGGTGTTCCGGCAGCCGTGGGCGCCATCGCCAACGCCTACGCGCGGGCCACCGGCACCAGGCCGCGCAGCTTCCCCGTGAACTTCGACGTCGACTTCACCCCCTTCCCGCGCTGA
- a CDS encoding shikimate dehydrogenase, whose product MKARATDARRAAVLGSPIAHSLSPVLHRAAYKELGLGDWSYDRFEVDEDALPGFFGELGPEWAGLSLTMPLKRAVIPLLDEITDTAASVEAVNTVVFTEDGRRVGDNTDIPGMVAALRERGIEEVDSAAVLGAGATASSALAALARVCTGEVVAYVRSEARAAEMRQWGERLDLEVRIEDWAEAEQALRAPLVIATTPAGATDALAAAVPERPATLFDVLYDPWPTALAARWSAYGGAVVSGLDLLVHQAVLQVEQMTGRSPAPIDAMRKAGEHALAAR is encoded by the coding sequence ATGAAAGCTCGGGCAACTGACGCCCGCCGGGCCGCCGTACTCGGTTCTCCCATCGCCCACTCCCTCTCCCCGGTGCTGCACCGCGCCGCGTACAAGGAGCTGGGGCTCGGCGACTGGTCGTACGACCGTTTCGAGGTCGACGAGGACGCGTTGCCCGGGTTCTTCGGGGAGCTCGGGCCGGAGTGGGCCGGGTTGTCCTTGACCATGCCGCTCAAGCGCGCGGTGATTCCGCTGCTCGACGAGATCACCGACACGGCGGCCTCGGTCGAGGCGGTCAACACGGTGGTGTTCACCGAGGACGGCCGACGCGTCGGCGACAACACGGACATTCCCGGGATGGTCGCCGCACTGCGGGAGCGGGGGATCGAGGAGGTGGACTCCGCCGCCGTCCTCGGCGCGGGCGCCACCGCGTCCTCCGCGCTGGCCGCGCTCGCCCGGGTCTGCACCGGCGAGGTCGTCGCGTACGTCCGCAGCGAGGCGCGGGCCGCCGAAATGCGGCAGTGGGGCGAGCGGCTCGACCTCGAGGTGCGGATCGAGGACTGGGCGGAAGCGGAGCAGGCGTTGCGGGCGCCGCTGGTGATCGCCACGACCCCGGCCGGCGCCACGGACGCGCTCGCCGCCGCCGTCCCGGAGCGGCCCGCGACCCTCTTCGACGTGCTGTACGACCCGTGGCCCACGGCCCTCGCGGCGCGCTGGTCCGCGTACGGCGGTGCCGTGGTCAGCGGTCTCGACCTGCTGGTGCACCAGGCGGTGCTCCAGGTGGAGCAGATGACGGGTCGTTCGCCCGCTCCGATCGACGCCATGCGGAAGGCGGGGGAGCACGCGCTCGCCGCCCGGTAG
- the mltG gene encoding endolytic transglycosylase MltG, with protein sequence MTEYGRGPGSEPWHPEDPLYGDGGWGGQAADGQSPYGGQPQHYPQQPQQQQQAQYGDWSTGQQGAYGQQQYDSQGQQQYQGQGQYQDQSQGQGQQQYQDQGQQQFPAQGHQQYADQAQHQYNGQGQQQYQGQQYVDQGQQQYGGQRQQQYDDGGWGTGTHPHVPYPADPADPYASQYNGEQPDYYGTPDAYPPPEPPARRRAEPEPQTDWDPGPDQGEHAFFAGGGDDDDDFDDDDPKAGRGDRRGKGGTKGKKRRSGCACLVVVLVFGGGLGGVGYFGYQFYQNRFGPAPDYAGDGTGQVSVEIPSGAGGYDIGKALKEKGVVKSVDAFVSAQQNNPKGKLIQAGAYLLKKEMSAASAVKLMLDPKSQANVIVAPGRRNAIVYADIDKRLDLAKGTTAKVAKKEYKSLGLPSWANSNRSIKDPLEGFLYPATYPAAKGMKAEDVLKKMVAQATAKYNALDLDAKAKTLNLDNPLQLVTVASLVQAEGKTHDDFRKMAEVVYNRLKSTNTETNRLLQFDSTFNYLKGQSKIHISESEINSNKDPYNTYTQKGLPPGPIGNPGDDALRAALNPTSDGWIYFVATDGQNNTEFAKTYAEFQRLKEKFNESSGN encoded by the coding sequence ATGACTGAGTATGGCCGGGGCCCAGGCTCCGAACCGTGGCATCCGGAGGACCCGTTGTACGGGGACGGCGGATGGGGAGGACAGGCCGCCGACGGCCAGTCCCCCTACGGCGGCCAGCCGCAGCACTATCCGCAGCAGCCGCAACAGCAGCAGCAGGCGCAGTACGGCGACTGGAGCACGGGCCAGCAGGGCGCGTACGGCCAGCAGCAGTATGACAGCCAGGGCCAGCAGCAGTATCAGGGCCAGGGCCAGTATCAGGACCAGAGCCAGGGTCAGGGGCAGCAGCAGTATCAGGACCAGGGTCAGCAGCAGTTCCCCGCTCAGGGGCACCAGCAGTACGCGGACCAGGCACAGCACCAGTACAACGGCCAAGGGCAGCAGCAGTACCAAGGTCAGCAGTACGTCGACCAGGGGCAACAGCAGTACGGCGGTCAGCGGCAGCAGCAGTACGACGACGGTGGCTGGGGCACCGGGACGCACCCGCACGTCCCGTACCCCGCCGATCCGGCCGACCCCTACGCGAGCCAGTACAACGGTGAGCAGCCCGACTACTACGGCACCCCCGACGCCTACCCGCCGCCGGAGCCGCCCGCTCGTCGGCGCGCCGAACCCGAGCCGCAGACGGACTGGGACCCGGGTCCCGACCAGGGCGAACACGCCTTCTTCGCCGGTGGTGGCGACGATGACGACGACTTCGACGACGACGATCCGAAGGCCGGCCGTGGGGACCGGCGCGGCAAGGGTGGCACGAAGGGCAAGAAGCGCCGCAGCGGCTGCGCTTGCCTGGTGGTCGTGCTGGTCTTCGGCGGCGGGCTCGGCGGAGTCGGATATTTCGGGTATCAGTTCTACCAGAATCGTTTCGGCCCGGCGCCCGACTATGCGGGTGACGGCACTGGGCAGGTGTCGGTCGAGATTCCTTCGGGCGCAGGCGGTTACGACATCGGTAAGGCGCTGAAGGAAAAGGGCGTCGTCAAAAGCGTCGACGCCTTCGTGTCCGCTCAGCAGAACAATCCCAAAGGGAAACTGATCCAGGCGGGCGCCTATCTCCTGAAGAAGGAGATGTCGGCAGCGAGTGCCGTCAAGTTGATGCTCGATCCCAAGAGCCAGGCCAACGTGATCGTCGCCCCGGGGCGGCGTAACGCCATTGTCTATGCGGACATCGACAAGAGGCTCGACCTCGCCAAGGGCACCACCGCGAAGGTTGCCAAGAAGGAATACAAGAGTCTCGGACTCCCGTCCTGGGCGAACAGCAACCGCTCTATCAAGGACCCGCTGGAAGGATTCCTCTACCCGGCCACATATCCCGCGGCGAAGGGTATGAAGGCCGAGGACGTACTGAAGAAAATGGTGGCGCAGGCCACGGCGAAGTACAACGCGCTGGACCTCGACGCGAAGGCCAAGACTCTCAACCTGGACAACCCGCTGCAGCTCGTCACGGTCGCGAGCCTCGTCCAGGCCGAAGGAAAGACCCATGACGACTTCCGGAAGATGGCCGAGGTCGTCTACAACCGCCTGAAGTCCACCAACACCGAGACCAACCGGCTGCTCCAGTTCGACTCGACCTTCAACTACTTGAAGGGCCAGAGTAAGATCCACATCAGCGAGTCCGAGATCAACAGCAACAAGGACCCGTACAACACGTACACGCAGAAGGGTCTGCCGCCCGGACCGATCGGCAACCCGGGTGATGACGCATTGAGGGCGGCGCTCAACCCGACGAGCGACGGCTGGATCTACTTCGTGGCGACCGACGGTCAGAACAACACCGAATTCGCCAAGACGTACGCCGAATTCCAGAGGCTCAAGGAAAAATTCAATGAAAGCTCGGGCAACTGA
- the ruvX gene encoding Holliday junction resolvase RuvX: protein MRRGRRLAIDVGDARIGVASCDPDGILATPVETVPGRDIPAAHRRLGQLVEEYEPIEVVVGLPRSLKGGEGPAAVKVRAFAQELARGIAPVPVRLVDERMTTVTASQGLRASGVKSKKGRSVIDQAAAVIILQQALESERVSGKSPGEGVEVVI, encoded by the coding sequence ATGCGTAGAGGACGTCGTCTCGCCATCGATGTCGGGGACGCCCGCATCGGGGTCGCCTCGTGCGATCCCGACGGGATCCTCGCGACACCGGTGGAGACGGTCCCGGGGCGTGACATCCCGGCCGCCCATCGCCGGCTGGGGCAACTCGTCGAGGAGTACGAGCCGATCGAGGTCGTCGTCGGGCTCCCTCGCTCCCTCAAGGGCGGCGAGGGCCCGGCCGCGGTCAAGGTCCGCGCCTTCGCCCAGGAGCTCGCCCGGGGGATCGCCCCCGTTCCGGTGCGGCTCGTGGACGAGAGGATGACCACAGTGACGGCCAGTCAGGGACTGCGGGCCTCGGGCGTGAAGTCCAAGAAGGGCAGGTCCGTGATCGACCAGGCCGCCGCCGTCATCATTCTGCAGCAGGCTCTGGAATCCGAACGGGTGTCAGGTAAGTCTCCCGGCGAGGGCGTCGAAGTGGTCATCTGA
- the alaS gene encoding alanine--tRNA ligase yields MESAEIRRRWLSFFEERGHTVVPSASLIADDPTLLLVPAGMVPFKPYFLGEVKPPFARATSVQKCVRTPDIEEVGKTTRHGTFFQMCGNFSFGDYFKEGAITHAWELLTSPQDKGGYGLDPERLWITVYLEDDEAEAIWRDKIGVPAERIQRLGKKDNYWSMGVPGPCGPCSEINYDRGPEFGVEGGPAVNDERYVEIWNLVFMQYERGEGTSKEDFEILGELPSKNIDTGLGMERLAMILQGVQNMYEIDTSMAVIKKATELTGVEYGAAHDSDVSLRVVTDHMRTSVMLIGDGVTPGNEGRGYVLRRIMRRAIRNMRLLGATGPVVKDLIDVVIEMMGQQYPELVSDRQRIETVALAEEAAFVKTLKAGTNILDTAVTETKAAGGKVLPGDKAFLLHDTWGFPIDLTLEMAAEQGLSVDEDGFRRLMKQQRDQAKADARAKKTGHADLGAYRQIADAAGETDFIGYDRTEGESTIVGILVDGASSPAATEGDEVEIVLDRTPFYAEGGGQIGDTGRIKVDTGAIIEIRDCQKPVPGVYVHKGVVQVGEVTVGAKAQASIDERRRKAIARAHSATHLTHQALRDALGPTAAQAGSENQPGRFRFDFGSPSAVPTAVMTDVEQQINEVLARDLDVQAEIMSIDEAKKQGAIAEFGEKYGERVRVVTIGDFSKELCGGTHVHNTAQLGLVKLLGESSIGSGVRRIEALVGVDAYNFLAREHTVVAQLQELVKGRPEELPEKISAMLGKLKDAEKEIEKFRAEKVLQAAAGLVESAKDVHGVALVTGRVPDGTTADDLRKLVLDVRGRIQGGRAAVVALFTVANGKPLTVIATNDAARERGLKAGDLVRTAAKTLGGGGGGKPDVAQGGGQNPAAIGEAVDAVERLVAETAK; encoded by the coding sequence ATGGAGTCGGCCGAGATTCGCCGCCGCTGGTTGAGCTTCTTCGAGGAGCGCGGTCACACCGTCGTCCCTTCGGCGTCGCTCATCGCGGACGACCCGACTCTGCTCCTCGTCCCGGCCGGCATGGTCCCCTTCAAGCCGTACTTCCTCGGCGAGGTCAAGCCGCCCTTCGCGCGCGCCACCAGCGTGCAGAAGTGCGTGCGCACGCCCGACATCGAAGAGGTCGGCAAGACCACCCGGCACGGCACGTTCTTCCAGATGTGCGGCAACTTCTCCTTCGGTGACTACTTCAAGGAAGGCGCCATCACCCACGCCTGGGAGCTGCTCACCTCGCCCCAGGACAAGGGTGGTTACGGGCTCGACCCCGAGCGCCTGTGGATCACGGTCTACCTGGAGGACGACGAGGCCGAGGCCATCTGGCGCGACAAGATCGGTGTCCCCGCCGAGCGCATCCAGCGCCTCGGCAAGAAGGACAACTACTGGTCCATGGGCGTCCCGGGCCCCTGCGGCCCGTGTTCCGAGATCAACTACGACCGTGGCCCCGAGTTCGGCGTCGAGGGCGGCCCGGCCGTCAACGACGAGCGGTACGTGGAGATCTGGAACCTGGTCTTCATGCAGTACGAGCGTGGCGAGGGCACCTCGAAGGAGGACTTCGAGATCCTCGGCGAGCTGCCCAGCAAGAACATCGACACCGGCCTCGGCATGGAACGCCTCGCCATGATTCTGCAGGGCGTGCAGAACATGTACGAGATCGACACCTCCATGGCCGTCATCAAGAAGGCCACCGAGCTGACGGGCGTCGAGTACGGCGCCGCCCATGACTCCGACGTCTCGCTGCGCGTGGTCACCGACCACATGCGGACGTCCGTGATGCTCATCGGCGACGGCGTCACCCCCGGCAACGAGGGCCGCGGCTACGTGCTGCGCCGCATCATGCGCCGCGCCATCCGCAACATGCGGCTGCTCGGCGCCACCGGTCCGGTCGTCAAGGACCTCATCGACGTCGTCATCGAGATGATGGGCCAGCAGTACCCGGAGCTCGTCTCCGACCGGCAGCGCATCGAGACGGTGGCCCTCGCCGAGGAGGCCGCCTTCGTCAAGACGCTGAAGGCCGGCACGAACATCCTCGACACCGCCGTCACGGAGACCAAGGCCGCCGGCGGCAAGGTACTCCCCGGTGACAAGGCCTTCCTGCTCCACGACACCTGGGGCTTCCCGATCGACCTCACCCTCGAAATGGCCGCCGAACAGGGCCTTTCCGTGGACGAGGACGGCTTCCGGCGCCTGATGAAGCAGCAGCGGGACCAGGCCAAGGCCGACGCCCGGGCCAAGAAGACCGGCCACGCCGACCTCGGCGCCTACCGCCAGATCGCCGACGCCGCCGGTGAGACCGACTTCATCGGCTACGACCGCACCGAGGGCGAGTCGACGATCGTCGGCATCCTGGTCGACGGTGCCTCGTCGCCCGCCGCCACCGAGGGCGACGAGGTCGAGATCGTCCTCGACCGCACCCCGTTCTACGCCGAGGGCGGCGGCCAGATCGGCGACACCGGCCGCATCAAGGTGGACACCGGAGCCATCATCGAGATCCGCGACTGCCAGAAGCCGGTCCCGGGTGTGTACGTCCACAAGGGCGTCGTCCAGGTCGGCGAGGTGACCGTCGGCGCCAAGGCCCAGGCCTCCATCGACGAACGCCGTCGCAAGGCCATCGCCCGCGCCCACTCGGCCACGCACCTCACGCACCAGGCCCTTCGCGACGCCCTCGGCCCGACGGCCGCCCAGGCCGGTTCGGAGAACCAGCCCGGCCGCTTCCGCTTCGACTTCGGCTCCCCGTCCGCCGTACCGACGGCCGTGATGACCGACGTCGAGCAGCAGATCAACGAGGTGCTCGCCCGCGACCTGGACGTCCAGGCCGAGATCATGAGCATCGACGAGGCCAAGAAGCAGGGCGCCATCGCCGAGTTCGGCGAGAAGTACGGCGAGCGCGTCCGCGTCGTCACCATCGGCGACTTCTCCAAGGAGCTGTGCGGCGGCACGCACGTCCACAACACCGCCCAGCTCGGCCTGGTGAAGCTGCTCGGCGAGTCGTCGATCGGCTCCGGCGTCCGCCGCATCGAGGCCCTGGTCGGCGTCGACGCCTACAACTTCCTGGCCCGCGAGCACACGGTCGTCGCCCAGCTCCAGGAGCTGGTCAAGGGCCGTCCGGAGGAGCTCCCGGAGAAGATCTCCGCCATGCTCGGCAAGCTGAAGGACGCCGAGAAGGAGATCGAGAAGTTCCGCGCGGAGAAGGTCCTGCAGGCCGCCGCCGGTCTCGTCGAGTCCGCCAAGGACGTGCACGGCGTCGCCCTGGTCACCGGCCGGGTCCCGGACGGCACCACCGCCGACGACCTGCGCAAGCTGGTCCTCGACGTGCGCGGCCGCATCCAGGGCGGCCGTGCCGCCGTGGTCGCCCTGTTCACCGTGGCGAACGGCAAGCCGCTGACGGTCATCGCCACCAACGACGCCGCCCGCGAGCGCGGCCTCAAGGCCGGCGACCTGGTCCGCACGGCCGCCAAGACCCTCGGCGGCGGCGGTGGCGGCAAGCCGGACGTCGCCCAGGGCGGCGGCCAGAACCCGGCCGCCATCGGCGAGGCCGTCGACGCGGTCGAGCGCCTGGTCGCCGAGACGGCCAAGTAA
- a CDS encoding DUF6167 family protein has translation MFRRTFWFTAGAAAGVWATTKVNRKLRQLTPESLAAQAANKAIEAGHRLKDFALDVRDGMAQREAELDEALGLDTHPELPAPRRVTAIENSNNPKYSKNPTYVERSTYSYNRNEDH, from the coding sequence ATGTTCCGCCGTACGTTCTGGTTCACCGCCGGCGCAGCCGCTGGTGTGTGGGCCACCACCAAGGTCAACCGCAAGCTCAGGCAGCTGACCCCCGAAAGCCTCGCGGCACAGGCCGCGAACAAGGCGATCGAGGCGGGCCACCGGCTCAAGGACTTCGCGCTCGACGTCCGCGACGGCATGGCCCAGCGGGAGGCCGAACTCGACGAGGCGCTCGGGCTCGACACCCATCCCGAACTCCCCGCCCCCCGGCGCGTCACGGCCATCGAGAACAGCAACAACCCGAAGTACAGCAAGAACCCGACGTACGTCGAGAGGTCGACGTACTCGTACAACCGGAATGAGGACCACTGA
- a CDS encoding DUF948 domain-containing protein produces MSGGEVAGILVAVFWAILVSFLAVALARLAQTLRATTKLVADVTDQAVPLLADASAAVRSAQTQIERVDAIASDVQEVTSNASALSSTVASTFGGPLVKVAAFGYGVRRAIGGRRENVPDKASRRTVIVGRTVPSARRGKRKKD; encoded by the coding sequence GTGTCCGGTGGAGAGGTGGCCGGCATCCTGGTGGCCGTCTTCTGGGCGATCCTGGTCTCCTTCCTCGCCGTCGCGCTGGCGAGGCTGGCCCAGACGCTCAGGGCGACCACCAAGCTCGTCGCGGACGTGACCGACCAGGCCGTCCCGCTCCTGGCAGACGCCTCCGCGGCCGTGCGCTCCGCACAGACGCAGATCGAGCGGGTCGACGCCATCGCGTCGGACGTCCAGGAGGTCACGTCGAACGCGTCGGCGCTGTCGTCCACCGTCGCCTCCACCTTCGGCGGCCCCCTGGTGAAGGTCGCGGCGTTCGGCTACGGCGTGCGCCGGGCCATCGGAGGCCGTCGTGAGAATGTGCCCGACAAGGCGTCCCGACGTACCGTGATCGTGGGCCGCACCGTCCCGTCCGCGCGACGGGGAAAGCGGAAGAAGGACTGA